The Streptomyces sp. NBC_01268 genome segment TGGCGACGTCGCGGGCGATCAGCGGGCCGACGACATGGGTGTCCATGTTGGGCCAGAGCCCGGCGAAGCCGGTGATCTCGCCGTCCTGCTCCGCGACGCGCAGCACATCGGCGAAGGCCGGCAGGCGGGCGATCATCGCGGTGCGGTCGACGCCGAAGATCTCGTGGTCGAGGCGCAGCACCGCGGGGAGGTCCTCCGCGGTCGCGGGGCGGACCGGAAGGGCGGGAGCCGGCTCGGTGAAGGTGAAGCGCCCCATGAGCATCTCCGAGCGGCCGACATCGGCGAAGCCCAGCTCCTCGTAGAGGGGCTGCCCGTTGGAGGTGGCGTAGAGGGTGAGCGGGGTGTCCCCCGCCTCGGCGAGCACATGGCGCATCAGCCGGCGCCCGACGCCCTGGCGGGCGTAGCGCGCGGCGACCAGGACCATGCCGATGGCGGCGAGACCCGGCCCGTACGAGGTGACCACGCAGGCGGTCACCAGCCCCTCCCCGGACGGGTCGTCGATGCCGTATCCCGTGCCCGCGGTGAGCAGCAGGCCCCACTTGTACTCCTCCCGCGCCCATCCCCGGTCCTCGGAGAGGTCCGCGCAGGCGAGGACGTCCTCCGGGGTGAGGCGGCGAATCGGGAGCTGGTCGAGCGAGGGCGCTGAGGAGGGCATGGGGTTCAGGCTCTCCGAAGCGGCGCTGAGGCGTCCACCGTTTTACGGAAACGGGCGGACTCCCGCAGGCGGCGCCCGCGTCGGGTCGGCCCCCAGGGCTTGAGCACCGAGATCGCGGTCATGAAGAGATAGGCGCCGGTGGAGACCGTGGGGGCGGCGACCAGGCTGAGGTCCGGCACGCCGGCCGCCGCCGCGTGGGTGATCTCCGGGCGGAGCGCGAAGATCGTCGCGGCGGCCGTGGCGAGGGTGATCCAGAACTTGATCCAGACCCAGCGGTGCCGGGCCAGCCCCCACGGTGTCCCCAGGGAGAGCACCAGGCCGGTGCCCAGGGTGAGCAGTGCGACCGGTGCGAGCAGCCAGTCCGCGAACACCTGCATGGCGCGGTAGGCCGCTTCCGTCAGGGAGGAGTCCTGGGTCGTGTACGCGGTGATGCCGAGGGTCAGCAGGCCCAGGCTGAGGCCGAGCCAGGCCACGGAGACGGAGACGTGGACGACGAGGAGCGCCCGCCGCGCGGGCCGCCGGAGTTGTTTCACGTGAAACACGGTGCCGTCCGGAGGTCTTCTCCCGCGTCTGACCGGGGGAGTAACCGGCCGTACTAGCCTCGGCGTACATGACGACCCTCAGCGGCAGCCGCAGGCTCCATCTCTTCGACCTCGACGGCACGCTCATCCGGGGCTCGGCGGCCGCGGTGGAGATCTCGCGGCAGCTCGGGCTGCACGAGGAGATCGCGGAACTGGAGCGGGGCTTCCTGCTGCACGGCCTCACCCCCGACGAGTTCGCGGTGCGGGCCAGGGCGCTCTGGTCGGAGCTCACTCCGGAGCAGGTGGCGGCGGCCTTCGAGGGGGCTCCCTGGCTGGCCGGCATCCAGGAGGTCTGGGCGGGGATCCGGGCCGAGGGCGGTCACTGCGCGGTGATCTCGCTGTCGCCGGACTTCTTCGTCGAGCGGTTGCTGGCCTGGGGAGCGGACGCGGCCCACGGCTCGCTCTGGCCCTCCGTGCCGTTCACGGAGCCGATCCACCGCCCGGGGATCCTCGACGCGTCGGCGAAGGTGCGGATCGCCAAGGAACTCTGCGCGCGCTTCGACGTCCCGCTGGAGGCCTGTGTGGCGTACGGGGACTCGATGTCCGACGCGGAACTCTTCGCGGTCGTGCCCGAGACGGTGGCCGTGAACGCGGACCACCACCTCGCGGATCTCGCCCGGCACAGCTACGCGGGAGCGGACCTGCGCGAGGCCTACGCACTGGTTCGAAAGAGCGCAGCCTAGTCGCCGACGGGGGGTGATCGGCCGGGAATTCCGCTTTCTGCCCGGTGTCCACGCCGGACTGTCATCCTGCGAACACGGAAGGCGACCATCCAGGTCGGCTGCGGGGAGGCGAGGACATGACGGATGCTCTGGCTACGGCCCCGGACGCATCACC includes the following:
- a CDS encoding HAD family hydrolase, which codes for MTTLSGSRRLHLFDLDGTLIRGSAAAVEISRQLGLHEEIAELERGFLLHGLTPDEFAVRARALWSELTPEQVAAAFEGAPWLAGIQEVWAGIRAEGGHCAVISLSPDFFVERLLAWGADAAHGSLWPSVPFTEPIHRPGILDASAKVRIAKELCARFDVPLEACVAYGDSMSDAELFAVVPETVAVNADHHLADLARHSYAGADLREAYALVRKSAA
- a CDS encoding GNAT family N-acetyltransferase; translation: MPSSAPSLDQLPIRRLTPEDVLACADLSEDRGWAREEYKWGLLLTAGTGYGIDDPSGEGLVTACVVTSYGPGLAAIGMVLVAARYARQGVGRRLMRHVLAEAGDTPLTLYATSNGQPLYEELGFADVGRSEMLMGRFTFTEPAPALPVRPATAEDLPAVLRLDHEIFGVDRTAMIARLPAFADVLRVAEQDGEITGFAGLWPNMDTHVVGPLIARDVATAQALVSSLAGASDRPLRTDVDSRHTSLTTWLKANGLEQIAETAIMIRSLPGLPGDWRRRFAPLTVAAG
- a CDS encoding DUF2269 domain-containing protein, encoding MKQLRRPARRALLVVHVSVSVAWLGLSLGLLTLGITAYTTQDSSLTEAAYRAMQVFADWLLAPVALLTLGTGLVLSLGTPWGLARHRWVWIKFWITLATAAATIFALRPEITHAAAAGVPDLSLVAAPTVSTGAYLFMTAISVLKPWGPTRRGRRLRESARFRKTVDASAPLRRA